cctgggGTCTCTTTGTGTACACATAGTGATCAATACTcgtatacctacatgtacatgtttataTACTGTAGCACATCACAACAGCATCGGCCAACCCTCTCCCCAGCATGAAAAGCTTTTGTTATGCAGTTATGCAGTGAAGCAGTAAGTCCCCTGAATCTAAACTAACAATCAATAGTTTTACCTGTGAATTATCCATAGCTTTTAGGAAGAGTTTATTCCTCTCCATAGCTTCAGGTGATGTAGGTGTTGCCTGTTGGTCTGTTGTGCTTTGCACGCTGCCATCAGCTGAGTTACCAGCACTGGAGCCACCTTCTGAGAAAAGAAAAGTACAGCACTATTACAGAACCAGCCAACAAGTTGTACTACCCTAACCCACGTTAAACAACACAACCATGCAAAGACATCCATCTGTTTGATCAAAGGGTATATGCAAAACCCTGAGTATACCACCTGTACACTTTTATACTCTGCCTGTGTTCTCAAACCCACATCATACGAGCAACTACATGTGTTCTAGGCCACAACAAAGTGAAACCATTAAAATCAATGCCTAAGGATTTTATATTATAGCAAAACTAATGTGCACACCTGATATGGTGGAAAAAGAACTGCCTTTCTCCACCAGACAAGATTCCAGGTCTTTGGTCATTTGGTCCAAATCATCCAttatgttggtgaacatgagGCTATCTGGCCGGGCAGGAGCACTGACTTGTCTGTGCACATGCTCACCAACAGAGAATCCATTTGATAAACGGGCCTCTTTCTTGCGAGCCTCCACAATACCACCGTCACTCCCTGCTGAGGAAACAGTGACAGATAGTAAATTACACAATATCAATAATAATTTCAAAAAAGTGGAGTTGTTGGCAACTCATCACCCacaatggtacatgtacatataaataTACAAGCAGCACTATAGCttataaaaaattataccagTAGGTCTTTCTGAAGCAGTGCCCCTTCTAGAAGTAACACACGCTCCACCGCTCCCTGTGCTGCCAAAAGAACTCATGTCAGGAATAGTGGAGTCTGGAGCTGAGCTTGACAACGAAGATACTGCAAGGAAACAACATACACATGTTCTTATGACATCTACACAaaaatgtactgtatacatgtaaaagtTCTCAAGAGAACACAGACATTGCACCTACAGTTACGTGAAGAGTTACAAATGGCGATTATGGTTCAATACCCAAacctaatacatgtatatgggtACATCACCCTCCACATGTGTGCTTGATGCAGTAGTCGTACACACCTTGTTCACTTGCTTGAGCAGGTCCTCTCTTACTCTCATCGGGCACGGCAGCCCTGGTTGTGCGAGGGTGAGAATCCACATAACTGTAACCAGTGGAACGCCTGGGAGGATTACTGGCCTGCATGCATAAAGACACCAATGTAAGTGATGTTTTACAGGTGacttatatacacatgcacatccAAATGACTATTACACTCGCAGCTAGTGGTGACacatacatttacatgtaccatGAGTACAGTGTACGTGCTAAGTAAACCTCCCCAATATACTGCACTGTATTAATAATACGCTACACAAACAGCTGCTGTATAAACATGCAACACCATTATGAAGCCATTATGAAGCCATTATATGTATCACTTGCATCTGTTTTGACTCTTGGTGGAGGAAGAGGTGGTCTCCAGGTGGAATCAGCTGGTGAGACATCTCGTGAAGATTTTCTTTCCACGACTCCACTTCCACTGTCACCAGGAGAGTTTGTGTCCGGAGGATAATATACACTCTCTATAGGCACAGGATAACTAGTCTTTTTCACTGCACGTGGATGTTGGTAGTGACTCTCAGTCAAGGTGGGGTTGTGTTCCAGCATAGGAGGTTTATGAACATCAACCCCATTTCGCTCTTGGCCGAAACAAACGTTTGTATAAAACTGGGACTGAGTGTGTTGGTTGCTGTTTTCCTTGACATATGTACGCACATTGGCAGGGTTGAAGTGTTCGTAAATGAAAGACGTGTCTTCATATAGTCTTTGGGTTTCGTCCTCATCGACGTTATCTTCAACGCGAACAAGGATATCAAGTTCAATAGGAATTTCCAACAAGCGTGCATTCTCAGGATCTTGATCGTGAATACTCGTCGCAACAAGTGAGGTTTCCACACTACTGTGGAGCATTTTGACTACAGTAGGTACTCCAAGCTTTGAATTTGAACCAGTTCTTTGATGCGTTCCAACTTTTCTTGTTGCATTGTCAGTTGGTGTGCTAAATAGAACAGCTTTGGATGGGAAACAATCGGGCATATGTTTGAGTATTTCGGGCAGATAGAGGCACACATCACGAGGCTTGGTTGAGAAATTTCCAGTGCAATTGGAACTAAGCACCTTATCTTTTCCTGTTGTCAAGCTGAAAACTTTCAAACTCTGTTTCCCAAGAATTTTGTTTCGCACTTTTCGAACGATCAACAGCTCATTAGCAGAGATAGAAGAATCAGAAGTAGACCCCTGATATCCCTTTCTTGCCCACAGAAGTGTAGGTAAAGTGGCCATTTGCAGCACATCAGATACCTTGTCGAACTTGTACCCAGTCATTGCTTCGTTAATGTTGTTGTGTGGATTGTAGAGAATCGCAAATGGAATTGCAGAATTAAGTGGTACATTGAACCGAGAGCCATTCTCATACTCAATAGCTATGATGGTAGTGTACTTGAGAAAGTGAACGTTGAATTGATCGCCATCAGACAAAGAGGATTCTTCGTCACTGCCACAAAACCCTTTACATACACGAACTCGAGTAGGAAATTCCTGGTGGTGCTTGCTAAGAAACACGGGAAGTGATATTTTCTCACTGGGAGCTGGAACTGGATCTCTGATATCTCTGTAATCCTTGACCAGAATAGTTGGTTGATCAGAAGTTGGCACAGGTTTCGAATCTAAGCTTTCCATTCGTTGCATTATCGATACCGGGACTGATCGGTTAAGTGGCAAATACTCTCTATCCATCTGTAGCTGTATAAAGATATTAAAGGCATGACGGAACAAAGTCTAGTCATAATCATATATATTAAAATACATAGAATCTATGTAACGATGCTCTCAGGGGATAGTGTTACCGCATgtcaatgtacattgtagaagAGACTATTAATTAACTATGATTGTTTTAAAACGATGTGTAGAGGATCTACTATATATTGCATAGGACATTTAATACACTAGCTAGATAGATTTACATAGACTCTACCTGACAAATTTTGACTGGCTCTAAAAGAACTTGCTCTTGGAATTAATTCTTGTGCAATTTCCTCGCGTATCTCTTGGCAAAATTTATATACCATCGAACTACCAAGTTTACTACAGCTAAGCTAGCCGGCTGCACTATACTACTATTGAATCAcctgataattatgatgggtGTGCTGCAGGTGTGACAGGTGCAAGATGGTTCGATAAagattaattattattattacggATCCGTCTAGGAAATTTACTGGACTGCAGCGCATGCGCTGAGTAGTGTTGAGATACGCCCCGTTTTTATAGAAGACGTCGAACATGGCGAAGCAATGCTCAATGTACTACCCATTATTCTGCCTTCTTTCAATTTTCCAAAGCTCTCATCAACAAAGTGGAAGTTCTCTTGGACTTGGTAGTGGAAGTGGAAGTGACCTAATTACAACTACACAACCATCCACAGAAGGTGTTTAAAAGCTCATacataactgtataattatacttgtagaTCATAaatgcattaattttgacatagcggtatatttcgagggaaTAAATgttgattaagcatgtaccacGAATGTTTATACCTCATAATTATCGCATGCCAGGGGCAGATCCAGGACTTTtggtaggggggggggagggggaaacaATACCGTTTTCTAAAAAAGGTGAACTGTTTTTCATTCTTGGATCTGTTTTCTGCATTGACTCATCAAGACTTCTTAGTCATGCTCAGTATcaaactgggtgtggtcatgatAATGTCACCTAGCTACATCGTGatccagtgcatgcagtgagtgagttaatagctagctagctgatagaTCACTATAATAGATGAAGGTTCTTAGGAGGAAGGGGGGGTGAGCCCCCTATTCCATACCCCTGGATCcgctcctgcatgcatgcatgctgcaaaaattTTATTCACGAAACCTTTCTATTAGCGgagactgcatgtacagcGGTTAATTTTCAAATTTTTGTATGAACTGCCCAATTATATTCGTACACTAACAGTGAAGTTGTGTATTGTAGTCATATAATTTCGTagttcgtatgatgctctacaatacgacaTTTTCCACCCTAcgaaataacccgctataattCAACAATCAATAAATTTAATTTCCTGTTCATAATAATGTATAGTAAATGCATTTGGCCACGGAGCCTCTCAGATTTCTACTGCTGTTGTTGACTCAATTCTGACCACCCATGTATACCACCCTTGAGTAATATGctttcacaaaattaatatcaaaAAGTGTACACGTGAATGATGCTGTGACGAATTGACATCCTCCTCTCCATGCATGCTTGTTTCCTTAGTTTTTTCCcaggcaaataattatttggaggtataattattaccatgcAACAAGGAACTCTAACTGGATGGTCACTGTCTCAAAGAAAACAATTTATATAGCTAACACCTCCATCATAGCTAGATCTGAAGATACACCTTATAAGACGAGCAATGAAATCGGCCTCATTGACAGAAAGTATAGACGTTTATTTGATGAGTATAGCTATTTAGACTGAGGAGCACCATTAATGTATATTTATGAAAACCTTAATTGCAGTCACCCTAATTATGACATAGTATTTATTATTCACACTATAGTTTTATCACTTCTCCGGCTCGTTAAATAACGCTTGGTGCTCGAAGATTGCTCGAAATGGGATCATGATTCCGAAGCTATCTTCTTTGACCTCGAGCACCAAGCATAAACGAGTTAATTGGAGGAGTATAGCTGCTGTGAGTataacgagtgctgcaagctgcgctgtgctaattcctctcgccatgttatgcaaTATTATTAAGTGTTGTAGAATAAATCTATAATGAGTTTCACATTAAAATTTGCATTTGAATTGTATGTATAACTGAGGATTACATGATATTGTATTATGGATCATGtaagtgttttgtggcttatataccaggacctcaagaaagatgAACATTGATTCTGTCTGGATCTGGATTGTCTCACTCgtggggatgagcgcgcatgcatGTCCACAGGAATAGGGGGCGTGTCTGCAAAGAGTTCAAGTTCACCTATACtgctttagcagctcttttctgatcTTGTAGTTGTAGCTAATGAagagctagcgctttagtgcaaggctaactcgaataaaaactttgtgcgaactaatgatgctacgaaagattctgaagagaacTGCAACAGTCTTCAATTCGAGAAAGAatctttagtttgctaatccacgaaaagagaacgtggctagaaacATATAGAAGTTGTTAGTTTTCgccgcattgcaaccgttgagcagtacattacagctggaacacacacacacacacagtcagctttaccgtattcctcgtgcggctacgcctcgaggcataataaccagatataataatacattacCGGCCGTTGAGTTGTGATTGCTAGGATAAGTGCCAACCGTATGCTtgacattaattaataattatttatactcaACATTTATTTTTATCTGTTAGTagttactatacatgtacgtagctataaTCCATTGTATCAAACAGGACCTCTTTTGACTGATGGACAGGACTTCTTGTCATTCCTTAACATTGAGGAAATTGACAATGGAGACCTGAGTGAACTAGGACACACATTGGATGGATGCTCATCACCAGTGTACATGAATGAAGGAATTCCTTACGGCTCTCGCACAGAAACAATTCTGAGGGTAGGGGTGTATTTGATGTAGTTTTACCGTACTAATTATTTTTAGTTGCCAGAAAGCTTGACAACATGCACGTCTTCACGTCTTGTCAAATTTTTAggccatgcataattataaagtgaTATTAGCAATTAAAATTTTTTTAGGTTTGTTCAAATGGAGTAATATCATTTGGAAGACCGTTTACTTGGTGGTATCCCAACGTGTTTCCATCTCGTTATTTTGGGGTGAGGGAATCAAACGTTGTTGCTGTATTCTGGAACGACCATGATAATCGGCTTTCTGGAAGCCGCATAATTTATAAAACCTACAACCCGAATCAGGGTACAGCAGCTTCAGCAAAGTTAGAACTAGTCAGTCACTTTGTTTCGAGGAAAACCAAAAGTGATTTCTCGGGGATATGGATGTTGGTTGCTCACTGGATAGATGTACCTCCATACCCTTTTGGCTCATACTACTATCAGGTGATTATTGGTGCACAAGTACATACTAGCTTTATAATAGTTGCCTCATGCTCTACCCTATTTCAGCGCTATTATGGAGTGAGTGCAATGAGAAATTCTTATCAAGCTATAATTGTTACGGACGGTTTCAAGACCTACACTGTATTTAACTATAACTGTGACATGATTGAGTGGTCTGGCAGCTATCGCTATTCTGTTGTAGGCTACAATATCAATTCAAAGTCTGCCCGATCAATAGATTTTCCGTCCTACACAAATCATCCATTGAGTGGTTACCGAGAGATCAATATGGTTGCATGTAATAATACGGAGTATGGAGTAAGCTGGTCAAACTTAGTTTATCAAATTGGAGCAGCCACAGACTTGACACAAAGGGCACGAGCTGAATGTCTAAGCCGAGCTACCAAGGACATTCGATCTTTCCGTGGAAAACAACAATCTTACGATCGTCCATGCCCATGTTCTTTTTGGCAGGCAATATTCGATAGTCGCTACAGATATGCTTCGTATTATCTAGCACAGATTACTGGAGATTCTAGTTTTTATAATTCTCTATGCTATGTGCAAAGATTCAAGCCTAGCTCTCCTAACATTGGGGTTCAACTTTGCTGCTACAGCTATGATTTCAGGTTAGTAACTAAATAATGTGACATTACTTAATTAATCCTTTACCCTACGAAGCAATTTTGGAGCATTGTTGGACTCCTCGTTCGGATACTACGGAAGCTCTTTACTAAGATACAATCCATTCTGGGATCAAGCAAGTTATTTGAAAAATGACTATCCTTTCCGAGAATACTGCTGCTTCGATGGTGATATCTGTAAATCATACACCAGTCTTCGTCCAGCAGATTCTTGTTCTACATATGTAGCTCCTAGAAGAGGTATACCTATTACCTTAATTTTGTAAATCTAAGATGAATGCTATTATATCCGATGCAGCTTGGTGCTGGGGAGATCCGCATATAACAAACCTTGATGGTGGTGTCTTTACTTTTAATGGATGGGGAGAGTACACTCTATTAGATATAAACACAGCTAATACATCATTTGTTCTGCAAGGACGAACCCACCCTGTGGGAAACAGTACTGCAACACAGTTGGTCGCAATAGCCTTTGGATTATCTAAGTATTCACCAGtggaggtataattatataaaactCAAGTTGTTTATACATACCATGCATAATAGGGGAGTTATTACAATAGCTGTACCCAATAGTAATTATGCTTAATTGCCTGCATGTGGCTGGCGACAATAATAATGGTAAATATGCTGCACCAAACACATTCTGAACTAACCCTTCCGTTAATGATTGTGTACAAATTCAAATATTGTAGCATACCTTCACTTATTCAACTTCCACACTTCCGTTAATGTTAGACCAAATAATTGTATTGCATGTTACAAGAATTGAATTCAACGTATACACAAAAGTAGATGCTTTGTTACAAAATCGCACCAAAAAGCCAGTTATACAAATTTATTGCACACTCAAATCCAAAGTTACAAATTTGTACGTTTTTTCCTTCTACTTCATTACATTCAGTGTTCTATTTTTATACTTACGCCTATAACTTTACCTTCTTCAATAATTCAGCGTCACCCTCGATTCTTAAATCataaatgaaacatttagaaCACGTTACTACTGTTTGTTATTAAAACATGCCCACATGCAGTGAGTATTACTTTGTACCGTAATTATTGTAATTCACACAGGTTCGTCTTCCTGGTGAAAATGATACAGAACCGCTTCTGGTATTCTTTGAGGGGAGAGATATCCTAGCTAATGTCTCAAATACGAACGACACATTTGAACATATAAATGCAACTATAACTCGGAGCTCACCTACATCCCTAGTTGCAAGCTTTCCAAATGGTATTGGAATGATAGTCAACGCTAGTGCAATGCTGGGCTTTACCTTGATTGTTCCCGAAGAGTTTAGAAGCATGGGATCTGGACTGAGTGGGAATTTCAATGGGGATGCAACAGATGATGTTGCCTTCAAAAATGGAACAATTTTGACTCCACCAGTGGATGATAGAATTCTACATGAAGTCGGCCAATCATGTATGACCACATGatacattattaatttttaagtATACTCATGGTCACATCAAAGGATTATGGTACTATTTTATTTCAAGTACAGCAGGGTGAAGTGGTCGTAGGGTGATATCAATACTTCTGTCATCCACAATAATTTTTTGTATTTCCTGGTACAATAACAATAGCCTCAGCGCTAGTAGATTTAGCACTACTGCAGGCTAGCTTGTTTCACCAGCTAGCAAAACTCATTGTTTCAGGTACCATGGCATAACACGGTCACCCTGTTATAACAGTACGTCTGTCGACCCTTCCTGTTACACTTAAACCCACGTACTCTACCTATACCTACTACGAGGACCATGGCACCTTATCGAGCTTCACAATTTTACATTGCCAAGCAGCagacaacattaattttttgtatacatgcagagaCAATAATAGttacattatatatacttatGCATTCGTATTTTCTTGTATTACAGGGATAATCGAACAGGAGGACTCTCTGTTCACATATCCTGAAGAGTCAACTACTGCAGATTACCAGTTTCCGAATCACATGCCAGTGTTTCTAACAGATGTTCTAGCGGCTGCTCCGCCAGATGTACTTGATGCATGTGGAGATAACAATGACTGTATTTTTGATGCTATTCAGACAGGTGATATCAATATTGGAATTCAAACTATGTCATCTAATCAACAGAATTTAGTCGAGCAAGAGCAAGGAGGTAAGAAAGTAAGAGCTATGAAAAGTTatgcattaataattattattcttgcAGCAAATACCCCACCGGTTATTCTAGGACCTCGTATTTTACAAATAAGATTCGGTGAAACGGCTGAGCTACACTTTAATGTCACTGACAACAATATCTCTACTATTAATGTATATGTTGCGGGAGGTGTACCTGAAAATGCAACCTTGACACCTTTTCCTGGGAATGACTATATAGACTATGTTTTCAAGTGGCTGATAACAGAGGAAACAAGTGCACACCTAGTATTTGTTGCTGAGGATGAGATGGAGGCTCGATCTGTGCTAAATGTTCAAGTCCAAATATGTGCATGCTTGTATGGAAACTGTACAACAAATGGAGTTATCGGATTAAGTGCAAACATTGTTATGCTCAATTGTGAATGTCCAGAAGGTGAGAGGAAATACTGCATTAATATTGTTTTAGGGCAACATGTTAATATTTCCCTGTTAAATCAACTCGTTTTGTAGGCAGGGAAGGTCTGTTTTGTGAAGAAGACATTAATGGGTGTGCTCAGACTACATGCTTCGAAGGAGTAGAGTGCGTGGACATACCAGCTCCAGGAGTTGGAGCTGAATGCGGGCCGTGTCCGAATGGCTACTTTGGTGACGGGGGTAAATGTGCAGGTACGTATGTAGTGCCACTGTTCAGCGCTACAAAATACTGCTTTCCCAATGTAGACATTGATGAATGTATAAATGGGACTGAAAACTGTGCGGACATTTGTGTTAACACTGAGGGTGGCTTTCAATGTGATTGTAATCCAGGATATCGGTTGTTGAATGCAACTCACTGCAAAGGTAACATGCATTGTCAAACAAGTTGACGTAATTGTTCTTTAAACAATCATTTCTACAGATGTTGATGAGTGCTCTATTCGAAATGGAGGCTGCCATCAAATTTGTACTAATAATAATGGTGGATTTAACTGTAGCTGCACTGATGGATATGAATTATCAAGTGACAGAACATCATGCACAGGTTAGCTTCGATTAATGCATGGTTCTGGCATTAATCAGTTGTCTATCGTGCAGATTCACTTATTTTAACAATGTGCCCACAATCTGTTTCAATACAGTTTCACCAGATTCAATGTGCAGCGATCTAAACAATTGTGACCAAGTTTGCGTAAATGTATCGGACGtgggacagtgcagttgtatgCCTGGTTATGAGCTACGTGCAAATGGACGAACATGTGAAAGTACGTAGAGGTTTTAGGGTGATAGATTAGGTATAGCCATTAttttatacagtagactctcgttaatctggcCACCACCCTCGGGACAGTTCAGCTTGGCTGGAATAGCGAGTTGGTCGCATTATttgaaaatagccgcggcttaattaaaaacgaccctacctcaaatctaatgactaattttgcggctCTGTCTCAAGGATAATTAATGAATCATTTGTCTACTTATGTGTAATCCAATGCCAAACTACACCCAAAACGTTATATCCCTCCGAAAGAAACGTTAATTACATTAAAATGTTTGATGCAGCCAGTAGTGAgtggcgagttttgtgcagtaaacataatcataattatgcctcggtgcgcatgcgcaagcaaggtatacggtggtgtgtttgtgtgtctgtgtgtgtgtgtgtagactgtttcaaggatcaatgaagtgcaagtaagagtttctataggcttctagtcatgttttcttggcttggtatttgtggatttgcaaaataaagcttcgttctcgagttatgcctagttttgcttacttggaatgccattgcagccttttcagaagagtctgtagcaaaacttgttcaccgagtgttgctactctacttagtagttagctctgcactagaacgctagctattggtagctgcaagagtgagaagagagctgcaaggctctgctgacttgcagccattaattttagacttgaacttttggcatcgatcgttataacaacaatcatcgtcgatcattacccactctttgagtttccctgtgattctggattttgcatgcagcaaaatcaaaaatgttcatcatgataattataatcaatgtgtgtataaaagctagctattagtagctttatgttatgtagctttggcacctccaccgaggcatcagcacccgcggtgctttcattattatagcAGTCAATGCCAAACCTATAATGACCGGTATAACAAGGTGgacgtacttcagagagccggaatagcgagagtctactggtAATAGTAATTAGGCCCTGACAAACTATATTCCTCCCTCCATTCTTCAATTCTTAATTAAAAACtaatccggctctctgaatcacagcatagatagagcagagagggattggaaacggaagtgattcacgtgatgttttacaatatGAAGTTTatgtagtggctctgggaccatccgtgtatctcctcataactccccgcaaaagcccgggaaacttattatgttcaatgcatgcatctcagagctacccccaatactgaatcacatgtcccctgatagtaggtaccaattggaaacgaagaaaatatattctcgattgtcgtgaagtaactagaggtacacagagcgctttttcatgttgtgttcctataattatagttaaggCTGTGCAACTAAAATAGTGTCcagtgtcccaaatggcctcaagtatgagatgaaagttg
This is a stretch of genomic DNA from Halichondria panicea chromosome 1, odHalPani1.1, whole genome shotgun sequence. It encodes these proteins:
- the LOC135342288 gene encoding uncharacterized protein LOC135342288 isoform X3, which codes for MDREYLPLNRSVPVSIMQRMESLDSKPVPTSDQPTILVKDYRDIRDPVPAPSEKISLPVFLSKHHQEFPTRVRVCKGFCGSDEESSLSDGDQFNVHFLKYTTIIAIEYENGSRFNVPLNSAIPFAILYNPHNNINEAMTGYKFDKVSDVLQMATLPTLLWARKGYQGSTSDSSISANELLIVRKVRNKILGKQSLKVFSLTTGKDKVLSSNCTGNFSTKPRDVCLYLPEILKHMPDCFPSKAVLFSTPTDNATRKVGTHQRTGSNSKLGVPTVVKMLHSSVETSLVATSIHDQDPENARLLEIPIELDILVRVEDNVDEDETQRLYEDTSFIYEHFNPANVRTYVKENSNQHTQSQFYTNVCFGQERNGVDVHKPPMLEHNPTLTESHYQHPRAVKKTSYPVPIESVYYPPDTNSPGDSGSGVVERKSSRDVSPADSTWRPPLPPPRVKTDASNPPRRSTGYSYVDSHPRTTRAAVPDESKRGPAQASEQVSSLSSSAPDSTIPDMSSFGSTGSGGACVTSRRGTASERPTGSDGGIVEARKKEARLSNGFSVGEHVHRQVSAPARPDSLMFTNIMDDLDQMTKDLESCLVEKGSSFSTISEGGSSAGNSADGSVQSTTDQQATPTSPEAMERNKLFLKAMDNSQVLKLLEVMNLQQYVDTFRQQHINGDILSDCDEDILQNELEVKSRLHRLRLQRVITGQYCVADMMSNQDYVIMQPLCC
- the LOC135342269 gene encoding mucin-like protein, whose translation is MAKQCSMYYPLFCLLSIFQSSHQQSGSSLGLGSGSGSDLITTTQPSTEGPLLTDGQDFLSFLNIEEIDNGDLSELGHTLDGCSSPVYMNEGIPYGSRTETILRVCSNGVISFGRPFTWWYPNVFPSRYFGVRESNVVAVFWNDHDNRLSGSRIIYKTYNPNQGTAASAKLELVSHFVSRKTKSDFSGIWMLVAHWIDVPPYPFGSYYYQRYYGVSAMRNSYQAIIVTDGFKTYTVFNYNCDMIEWSGSYRYSVVGYNINSKSARSIDFPSYTNHPLSGYREINMVACNNTEYGVSWSNLVYQIGAATDLTQRARAECLSRATKDIRSFRGKQQSYDRPCPCSFWQAIFDSRYRYASYYLAQITGDSSFYNSLCYVQRFKPSSPNIGVQLCCYSYDFSNFGALLDSSFGYYGSSLLRYNPFWDQASYLKNDYPFREYCCFDGDICKSYTSLRPADSCSTYVAPRRAWCWGDPHITNLDGGVFTFNGWGEYTLLDINTANTSFVLQGRTHPVGNSTATQLVAIAFGLSKYSPVEVRLPGENDTEPLLVFFEGRDILANVSNTNDTFEHINATITRSSPTSLVASFPNGIGMIVNASAMLGFTLIVPEEFRSMGSGLSGNFNGDATDDVAFKNGTILTPPVDDRILHEVGQSWIIEQEDSLFTYPEESTTADYQFPNHMPVFLTDVLAAAPPDVLDACGDNNDCIFDAIQTGDINIGIQTMSSNQQNLVEQEQGANTPPVILGPRILQIRFGETAELHFNVTDNNISTINVYVAGGVPENATLTPFPGNDYIDYVFKWLITEETSAHLVFVAEDEMEARSVLNVQVQICACLYGNCTTNGVIGLSANIVMLNCECPEGREGLFCEEDINGCAQTTCFEGVECVDIPAPGVGAECGPCPNGYFGDGGKCADIDECINGTENCADICVNTEGGFQCDCNPGYRLLNATHCKDVDECSIRNGGCHQICTNNNGGFNCSCTDGYELSSDRTSCTVSPDSMCSDLNNCDQVCVNVSDVGQCSCMPGYELRANGRTCENVNECKESPCDPDNGVCTDNLGSFSCSCGKGFTENGIQCQDMNECVEAALGGSDLCETDTTMRYCINTVGGYMCICPDGVEQRGDTCVNLDLEPKAPPGYEEYIIAIKLDEYSLFRFTVTIEDAFRTLTAQAINKYCESNVCIFSKNDRAKRQVELVTEDAVFITDIATNDDGQVTFYVYVETENGILSGITLLNAINNFRNEYADGGFSLSANLLVHVPTVPPSITIPTLSAEQRVIIAVVVSIFVAIIGVAVVIVIVWCFVISKKKKSAVLVEEEELRKFPLKSNKIQPDTSTSF
- the LOC135342288 gene encoding uncharacterized protein LOC135342288 isoform X2 → MDREYLPLNRSVPVSIMQRMESLDSKPVPTSDQPTILVKDYRDIRDPVPAPSEKISLPVFLSKHHQEFPTRVRVCKGFCGSDEESSLSDGDQFNVHFLKYTTIIAIEYENGSRFNVPLNSAIPFAILYNPHNNINEAMTGYKFDKVSDVLQMATLPTLLWARKGYQGSTSDSSISANELLIVRKVRNKILGKQSLKVFSLTTGKDKVLSSNCTGNFSTKPRDVCLYLPEILKHMPDCFPSKAVLFSTPTDNATRKVGTHQRTGSNSKLGVPTVVKMLHSSVETSLVATSIHDQDPENARLLEIPIELDILVRVEDNVDEDETQRLYEDTSFIYEHFNPANVRTYVKENSNQHTQSQFYTNVCFGQERNGVDVHKPPMLEHNPTLTESHYQHPRAVKKTSYPVPIESVYYPPDTNSPGDSGSGVVERKSSRDVSPADSTWRPPLPPPRVKTDASNPPRRSTGYSYVDSHPRTTRAAVPDESKRGPAQASEQVSSLSSSAPDSTIPDMSSFGSTGSGGACVTSRRGTASERPTAGSDGGIVEARKKEARLSNGFSVGEHVHRQVSAPARPDSLMFTNIMDDLDQMTKDLESCLVEKGSSFSTISGGSSAGNSADGSVQSTTDQQATPTSPEAMERNKLFLKAMDNSQVLKLLEVMNLQQYVDTFRQQHINGDILSDCDEDILQNELEVKSRLHRLRLQRVITGQYCVADMMSNQDYVIMQPLCC
- the LOC135342288 gene encoding uncharacterized protein LOC135342288 isoform X1, with amino-acid sequence MDREYLPLNRSVPVSIMQRMESLDSKPVPTSDQPTILVKDYRDIRDPVPAPSEKISLPVFLSKHHQEFPTRVRVCKGFCGSDEESSLSDGDQFNVHFLKYTTIIAIEYENGSRFNVPLNSAIPFAILYNPHNNINEAMTGYKFDKVSDVLQMATLPTLLWARKGYQGSTSDSSISANELLIVRKVRNKILGKQSLKVFSLTTGKDKVLSSNCTGNFSTKPRDVCLYLPEILKHMPDCFPSKAVLFSTPTDNATRKVGTHQRTGSNSKLGVPTVVKMLHSSVETSLVATSIHDQDPENARLLEIPIELDILVRVEDNVDEDETQRLYEDTSFIYEHFNPANVRTYVKENSNQHTQSQFYTNVCFGQERNGVDVHKPPMLEHNPTLTESHYQHPRAVKKTSYPVPIESVYYPPDTNSPGDSGSGVVERKSSRDVSPADSTWRPPLPPPRVKTDASNPPRRSTGYSYVDSHPRTTRAAVPDESKRGPAQASEQVSSLSSSAPDSTIPDMSSFGSTGSGGACVTSRRGTASERPTAGSDGGIVEARKKEARLSNGFSVGEHVHRQVSAPARPDSLMFTNIMDDLDQMTKDLESCLVEKGSSFSTISEGGSSAGNSADGSVQSTTDQQATPTSPEAMERNKLFLKAMDNSQVLKLLEVMNLQQYVDTFRQQHINGDILSDCDEDILQNELEVKSRLHRLRLQRVITGQYCVADMMSNQDYVIMQPLCC